One region of Miscanthus floridulus cultivar M001 chromosome 19, ASM1932011v1, whole genome shotgun sequence genomic DNA includes:
- the LOC136526122 gene encoding uncharacterized protein, whose translation MVYGDSALVINQLNKDWSYSSEKMDAYYAEIRKLEGKFYGIEYYHEVRDQNQPANQLSKIGSSRIVVPPGVFVQDLLAPSIKEEKEVEEVPPVEQLVLVVPSLVNDWREQFIKYLTSNEVPADKIETELLIR comes from the coding sequence atggtgtatggggattccgcgctggttatcaaccagctcaataaagattggtcctattctagtgagaaaatggatgcatactatgccgaaatcaggaagctcgaagggaaattctatggtatcgagtactaCCATGAGGTACGAGATCAAAACCAACCAGCCAACCAGctctcaaagataggatcttctcgcatcGTGGTTCCACCGGGggtttttgttcaagacctcctagcaccatccattaaagaagagaaggaagttgaagaagtaCCCCCcgtcgagcagctggtacttgtgGTACCTTCGTTGGTCAacgattggagggagcagttcatcaaatacctcaccagcaacgaagtacccgccgacaagatcGAAACTGAACTTCTAATTCGCTGA